From the genome of Aspergillus fumigatus Af293 chromosome 1, whole genome shotgun sequence, one region includes:
- the csn12 gene encoding protein csn12: protein MASVFTDFKEGQQNGSGPRLAAALTPIATSQSPDRLLSFYNFSDSDHISADLRYSLFQANGVKLPKQEQNGWVDIFAAYWKAVGEIVKFEEYNPSASWAKVFDAWKNVANTLIRGYTNFGLQAWTVPCLYVVGKYLRVFAIKADTEISSKGAMAFGDQLQDDVAADFEKSAKLEEAARIINRMFTLCLSDRAPIEESRKWGIYNTTNLLFKTYFKLNSVGLSKNLLRALSASSADLPELEAFPKSHIVTFKYYVGVIHFLDENYREAEEHLAYAWNMCHKGAFKNRELILTYLVPCHLVTTHTLPSQKLLAPFPRLEKLFRPLCDCIRKGDLVGFDTAMFAGEEEFVKRRIYLPLERGRDIALRNLFRKVFIAGGFEESKDGQPPIRRTRVPVAEFAAALRIGTHADDRSRVDIDEVECLLSNLIYKGLMKGYIARERGMVVLSKGGTAFPGTGV from the exons ATGGCGTCTGTCTTTACAgacttcaaggaaggccagcAAAATGGGTCTGGTCCTCGTTTGGCAGCAGCTCTTACTCCCATCGCAACCTCCCAAAGCCCCGATCGCTTGCTGTCATTCTACAACTTCTCTGACTCCGACCATATTTCGGCAGATCTGCGCTATTCACTTTTTCAAGCGAACGGCGTGAAGCTCCCAAAGCAAGAGCAGAACGGCTGGGTTGACATCTTCGCAGCGTATTGGAAGGCCGTAGGAGAGATCGTCAAGTTTGAGGAGTACAACCCGTCAGCCAGCTGGGCCAAGGTCTTTGATGCTTGGAAAAATGTGGCAAATACTCTCATCAGAGGCTACACGAATTTCGGGCTTCAAGCATGGACGGTCCCCTGTCTCTATGTGGTGGGGAAATACTTGAGGGTGTTTGCGATTAAAGCAGATACTGAGATTTCGTCTAAAGGAGCCATGGCTTTTGGTGACCAGCTCCAAGATGATGTTGCGGCGGATTTTGAGAAGAGCGCGAAGCTCGAGGAGGCTGCCCGGATCATCAATCGGATGTTTACTCTTTGTTTGAGCGACAG GGCACCAATTGAAGAATCCCGGAAATGGGGTATCTACAACACCACGAATCTTCTGTTCAAGACATACTTCAAA CTCAACTCAGTCGGACTCTCCAAGAACCTCCTTCGCGCTCTGAGCGCTTCATCCGCCGATCTTCCTGAGCTGGAAGCTTTCCCCAAGTCCCACATAGTCACCTTCAAGTACTATGTTGGTGTCATTCACTTTCTAGATGAGAACTACCGGGAG GCGGAAGAACACTTAGCATATGCGTGGAACATGTGCCACAAGGGCGCATTCAAAAATCGAGA GCTGATCCTCACCTATCTTGTCCCCTGCCACCTTGTGACAACCCATACTCTACCATCCCAGAAACTTCTTGCGCCCTTTCCCAGATTGGAAAAACTATTCCGCCCCTTGTGCGATTGCATACGAAAGGGGGATTTGGTTGGATTTGACACAGCCATGTTcgccggagaagaggaattcGTGAAGAGACGCATCTATCTGCCATTGGAAAGAGGACGGGATATTGCTCTGCGAAATTTATTCCGGAAGGTTTTTATTGCTGGAGGGTTCGAAGAATCCAAGGATGGCCAGCCTCCCATCCGCCGAACTCGTGTTCCTGTTGCTGAGTTCGCAGCAGCGCTAAGGATTGGCACACATGCGGATGACAGGTCTCGCGTAGACATTGATGAGGTTGAATGCCTACTATCTAACCTCATATACAAG GGACTTATGAAGGGTTACATTGCCCGGGAGCGAGGCATGGTTGTGTTGAGCAAAGGAGGTACCGCCTTTCCAGGAACTGGCGTCTAG
- a CDS encoding BTB/POZ domain-containing protein — protein sequence MLTQQHSRSSQNMLSIKRPSQSPADSSSSRYRIGKATASQRVRNPVRDSPSTPSRRVERRQRTGTSPTKSSPSTSIVTISVGPEARLFAAHEATLCISPFFAAACCRAQAQSPSPDSPNKRISISLPDEQPEILSCILEYLYKGDYTPRAIYNRHRETWELENTGPDTNGQTTNATIFHHATGSVILRDTAVYCAAQKYGLEPLKRLALRKQGLHSGIQCSTILSSARYAYANTPDDESKLRAHYLALIIRCRSTFKRSGTMQMEMEKGGKLFFDLFVAMCNHMDDLAIAKSSLA from the exons ATGTTGACCCAACAGCACAGCAGGAGCAGTCAAAACATGCTTTCCATCAAACGACCATCCCAGAGTCCCGCCGACAGCTCGTCCTCGCGATATCGCATTGGAAAAGCGACAGCGTCCCAGAGAGTGAGGAACCCTGTCCGCGACTCTCCAAGTACTCCATCGCGACGAGTCGAAAGACGCCAAAGAACAGGCACTTCCCCTACCAAGAG CTCGCCAAGTACTTCAATTGTAACCATCTCCGTCGGCCCCGAGGCTCGCCTCTTCGCCGCCCACGAAGCAACCCTCTGCATATCCCCCTTCTTCGCAGCCGCCTGCTGCCGAGCGCAAGCGCAATCGCCATCACCAGACTCCCCTAACAAGCGCATCAGCATCTCCTTACCCGACGAACAGCCCGAGATCCTATCCTGCATCCTCGAATACCTCTACAAGGGTGACTACACCCCCCGAGCCATCTACAACCGGCACCGCGAGACATGGGAACTGGAGAACACCGGCCCTGACACAAATGGCCAAACCACCAACGCGACTATTTTCCACCATGCAACTGGCTCGGTGATCCTGAGGGATACAGCCGTTTA CTGCGCCGCGCAAAAGTACGGCCTCGAACCCCTGAAGCGCCTTGCCTTGCGGAAACAAGGCCTCCACTCCGGCATCCAGTGCAGCACCATCCTGAGCAGCGCCCGCTACGCCTACGCCAACACGCCAGACGACGAGTCCAAGCTGCGCGCTCACTATCTGGCCCTGATTATCCGGTGCCGATCAACGTTTAAGCGGAGCGGGACTatgcagatggagatggagaagggtGGGAAGTTATTCTTTGACTTATTTGTCGCGATGTGTAATCATATG GATGATCTCGCCATTGCTAAGTCTTCTCTTGCCTAG
- a CDS encoding ubiquitin-protein ligase RMD5 encodes MDLVRKEHERLTKRLKASQNIKNVQDTIDLIQAARDTIASDPGQASMTLAKLQNSVKSSFDAINDNLKEHHSALNKYSKALDKLFKDKPLPSTEHDALSSREHLINRAIAMHLLREGQFSVAATFLSEIAEKKASTRENDMDTDGPDAAKSLLDIDDVPSDEVRKQFATMYHILHEMKENNNLLPAIQWSRENKESLEARGSNLEFELCRLQFVWLFHGGQGPAVAGPQAALEYARREFHVFLPRYLVEIQQLMGAMAFSPNLQESPYRNIFDNPSAWSDVAQSFTREFCSLLGLSADSPLYIAATAGAIALPTLLKLQTIMKAKRTEWTTQNELPVEIPLPPSYLFHSIFVCPVSKEQSTDENPPMMMPCGHVIAEESLKRLCKGTRFKCPYCPNESHPREARKVFL; translated from the exons ATGGATCTTGTTCGGAAGGAGCATGAACGGCTCACTAAGAGGCTGAAGGCTTCTCAAAATATTAAAAATGTGCAAGACACAATAGATCTAATTCAAGCAGCGCGAGACACAATCGCCTCTG ATCCAGGCCAAGCATCCATGACTCTAGCAAAGCTCCAAAATTCAGTTAAGTCATCATTCGACGCAATCAATGACAACCTCAAGGAACACCACAGCGCTCTGAACAAGTACAGCAAAGCACTAGATAAG CTCTTCAAAGATAAGCCACTTCCGAGCACCGAGCATGATGCTCTATCTTCTAGAGAGCATCTCATCAACCGCGCAATCGCGATGCACCTGTTACGAGAGGGACAGTTCTCTGTAGCCGCAACCTTCCTTTCCGAAATAGCCGAAAAGAAAGCTTCGACGCGAGAGAACGATATGGATACGGATGGCCCAGACGCCGCTAAGAGTCTTCTCGATATCGACGATGTTCCTTCGGACGAAGTTCGCAAACAATTCGCAACCATGTATCACATACTACatgagatgaaggagaacaATAACTTGCTTCCGGCTATACAATGGTCAAGGGAAAACAAAGAATCTCTGGAGGCACGAGGCAGTAACCTTGAATTCGAACTGTGCCGGTTACAGTTCGTCTGGCTCTTTCATGGCGGACAAGGCCCTGCTGTCGCTGGCCCACAGGCTGCATTGGAGTACGCCCGGCGCGAATTCCATGTTTTTCTCCCCAGGTACTTGGTGGAAATTCAGCAGCTGATGGGGGCAATGGCGTTTTCTCCAAACCTCCAAGAGTCGCCTTATCGGAATATTTTCGACAATCCGTCGGCATGGTCTGATGTGGCGCAATCTTTCACTCGGGAGTTCTGCTCACTGCTGGGTTTGTCTGCGGATTCGCCCCTATACATTGCCGCTACTGCCGGTGCGATTGCGCTACCCACTCTGTTGAAATTGCAGACAATTATGAAAGCAAAGAGGACAGAGTGGACCACGCAAAACGAACTTCCG GTCGAGATTCCACTTCCACCCTCTTACCTATTCCATTCGATCTTTGTCTGTCCGGTCTCCAAGGAACAGTCTACAGACGAGAATCCcccgatgatgatgccttGTGGTCATGTTATTGCAGAAGAGTCGTTGAAACGACTTTGCAAGGGCACAAGATTCAAATGTCCTTATTGTCCCAATGAGAGCCATCCGCGAGAGGCAAGGAAGGTCTTCCTATGA